A single region of the Candidatus Neomarinimicrobiota bacterium genome encodes:
- a CDS encoding acetyl-CoA carboxylase carboxyl transferase subunit alpha, producing DATQKKKAAEAMKITAEDLLQMGLADRIIAEPLGGAHRNHKETASILKSVIKEELHDLSATPVKELLEHRATKTESMGVWED from the coding sequence GATGCCACCCAGAAGAAAAAAGCAGCTGAAGCCATGAAAATCACCGCTGAAGATCTGCTTCAAATGGGACTAGCAGATCGGATCATTGCCGAACCACTTGGGGGTGCCCACCGCAATCACAAAGAGACAGCATCAATCTTAAAGAGTGTGATCAAAGAAGAATTGCATGACCTGTCTGCTACTCCGGTTAAGGAACTTCTTGAGCACAGGGCCACAAAAACTGAAAGTATGGGTGTCTGGGAAGACTGA
- a CDS encoding queuosine precursor transporter, protein MSNELIFFIQTIIGLIIVLIAFRMGKTWLYALIAVNYVLANIFVTKTITLFGFEATGGNVLYGAIFLSTDLLSEYYGKEAARKGVFIGLGATLFYLLMSQLMLSYSASANDWGPAAGMESIFGFAPAIVLASVIAYLISQLHDVWAFHMWKERFKGKYLWLRNNLSTGTSQLIDSLTFAILAFSVFPRLFMDPESVLPMNVVWEIVLTTYILKLLVAFLDTPFIYLSQRFHPEA, encoded by the coding sequence GTGAGTAATGAGCTCATATTTTTTATTCAAACAATCATTGGACTGATCATTGTCTTAATCGCATTCCGGATGGGCAAAACCTGGCTTTATGCATTAATAGCCGTGAATTATGTTTTGGCAAACATCTTTGTTACCAAAACCATCACTTTATTTGGTTTCGAAGCGACTGGTGGTAATGTTCTGTATGGAGCAATATTTTTATCAACAGACCTGCTTTCAGAATATTACGGCAAAGAAGCCGCCCGAAAAGGGGTCTTTATCGGTTTGGGTGCCACCTTGTTTTACCTGTTGATGTCTCAGCTCATGTTATCCTACTCCGCTAGCGCAAACGACTGGGGTCCAGCTGCCGGAATGGAGTCTATCTTTGGCTTTGCACCGGCTATCGTGTTGGCCAGTGTGATTGCTTATCTCATTTCACAGCTTCACGATGTCTGGGCTTTTCACATGTGGAAAGAACGATTTAAGGGAAAATATCTTTGGCTCAGGAACAATCTATCCACCGGTACCAGTCAATTGATAGATTCGCTGACCTTTGCTATTCTAGCCTTTTCGGTCTTTCCCCGGTTATTTATGGATCCTGAAAGTGTTTTACCCATGAATGTGGTCTGGGAGATCGTCCTGACAACCTACATTCTTAAGTTGTTAGTTGCCTTTTTGGACACCCCATTTATTTATTTGAGTCAGCGATTTCACCC